The Ananas comosus cultivar F153 linkage group 20, ASM154086v1, whole genome shotgun sequence region GACATAACCTCAACAAGTAAGGTTCATTTGACtggttttcctttttctttttttttcccctaatttCTGGCAAAATTTGTCTACATCTCTGGGTCTATGAGCCTCTAAGATTTATGTCGGATTGTAACCCTTGAATTCTAGCTTTAcataacaaaaattattttgagcttcacataattttttctttatatatattgttgatataGTGGCAAATCTATATATGACAATGAGAAAATCTATATGGGTGCCTAAATAATCAGCTACTCGGTTTGAATCAGAAGAGCCAAAAGTTTTGTCCCTCCTAAATTTAACATCTTAACAATCATGTTCTCGACTGACCAATAAAAAGCTCTTGAAACAAGTTGAACTATGTAATAACTAAAGCTTCCATAATTCGGTAAGACAACACATTGTTACCATGTGATCAATGAAGCATAGTAAGTAGGTCAAGTCAAAAGAAGCCACCAAACTAGTGGGGATTCATAAGGTCAAGTTGGTGGGACCCAGAATCAAATTTGTGGCGAGGGTGTGATCCACATGTGATCATGTTTAAAATAGGGCATGGAGACTAAAAAGGGAAGATGCCATGTAGAGAATGAACCTAAAGACTACATTTTGgacaaatgaaaaaagaaaggatactactgaccgtccctagagcaagtggcaaagggcttggtggttggtatacgagacccaaattcgaatcctaattgattcacatttccagctaagtttatttctgaatgaaataaacgaagcgggtaacgtgctacctatctctcaaaaaaaaaaaaaaagaaaaagaaaaagaaaggatacTTTTTCTCAcccagggaaaaaaaaaggaaaaaaagaaaaagggagtaTATGTACAAGGGGAAGTGTATATAGGCCCATGCCTCTGTTGGCATAAATCATCATTTAAATGTGTGGAGTTGAGAGCATCTTTAGACCCTCCCTCCTTTAGCAGTATGGGACTTGCCCTAAACTTTTAGTTCTTGGCATTTTTCATGTTGAGAACATCTTCTAAAGGATTCAATAAAGTTGAAATGGGTATGTTGTACaacttttcaaacttttttagCAGAGTTTCAGTTTGAATTGGTTCCTGAATCTTTAAAGCGTACATATGAAGTTGCAAACTTTTTATGCTGTTTTTTTGTAATTCCTCTCTTCAACCTCCTAGCAAGGAGACATTAGTGTACGCTACTAAAATGGAGCTTTTTTCTATTTAGGTCCTGTTCGGatgttaaaattattgaatataaatattaaaaatactgttctcagataacttaagtttttgaagaacaaagattgtttcgtataatttaacaaaataaattattcaaagaTTTGAACAATTTACTCAGTACGAGAATTTTCTTGCATGGTTGCAAGaaaagaatttaattttactctTTGAAAGGTCTCGACtgttaatatactattaatatatgtttttggGCTCGTTCCTACCACATAAATCTTTTGggtaatatgatatcagagttAATTTTAAACTCCTATTCAATCCCTAGCTTTGATATTTAACGggtttaattttcataattatataaaaagttaaatccCCATCTTTTTATCTCATCTATTAATTTTATGTACCTTTTATATACATCATGCACGTGAATGaagatattaatatatatttttggaccTAGTAGGATTCTAATAAATACTTTTGAACTCGTTTACTACTAGATCAATCTTTTGAATAATATTGGCATCCATGATATGGTACAATAGTACATTTCACCTACACAGAAATTcatcttattctaaaaaaaataacttaaatatcGAATATGCTATTCTAAACGCTTGATCACATCCATTGACCAAATTCAAAGAAACAAACTAAACAAGATGCTTATGCACCCAAACATAGCCCTTAAAAATTATAGTTGGATTGAAAATAAGAACTAAGAAATGTGCATGCAGTAATTTCTTCTCTAcatgatgaaaatatatatatatactaatatgaaACAATATAAAAGGCTAAGTGATTGATGCACATTTTAAAAACTTACCAAATAAACTAAAACTCTACTACCAATGCAATTTACCAAAGTTGAATACATACAGCAAATTTAGGCTCTGTTTGGATACACATATTTTAATCACTATATCTCTTTGATTTACCCAagaagcataaaatatttagtaGATAAGGAATGTGATTAATTATCTAGAAGGGATACTACTGTTGGGCCTTCAAGTCATTCTTTTGgaataataagataaaatagCTCGCAGATGAAATATGTTATTCTCCTAATTTTCAATCATACAAAATAATCTTCATACCATTTACATTACAATTGGATATCTTATTCCATCATGCAAATAAGGCCTTAAATCCAACAAGATATTGCGGATAGGAAACTTATGGAGGAGAGGAACTTAATAGATAACTTTGCTTAACTAGGCAACTACATTTTGATAAAATGTGCTGTGACATAAGCTATACAGGACCTTATTTCCAGATCCAAATCATAATACTTTGGATTAGGTATGGATCAGCTTTTAGTGGGGTGTGTAAATTGTCCTATTAGTGTTGAAGGCTAGAAAAATATTTGGATTTTACTATAAGGTTGTTCAAAATGAGCAATCAGATGCTTATCAATATAATCCATCTTATCCTTTCCATATTATCTTGATGTGATTGATATTATTGTTAAGTATCCACTAGCTTAATTCTGGAACCAATATAATATCGATCATAACATCACTGCATCAAATCAGGTTAATAAGTATATGCAGGACTAATAATCAACAATAgttaaacaaaaaatttcaaaattaaaaaatctacAGCATGAAGTATTTGCTGTGTCATTAACATTTCAAATGGCAAGACATTTCTCAACAATCTTCAGCATCAGGAATTTAGACATCTAAGATAGAAGAATTTAACAGACACTTCTGAATTGAGTTAATtaatagaaaaggaaaacaaaaaagaagagaagaaatcaCGACTTTCGACCAGAAAAACAAACAAAGGTAAAACTTAAAGTACTTACAATGTTCAAACACTTTCTAGTACTTCAAAAGGTATAAGGAGCATCTACTGAAAAATTTAATTGCTGTTGTCCATAGATTTATTAGTTCGATCCAAAACAAAATGCTTAATTTCTTGcaaataactcaatttgaatTACTGCACAACAAAGATCGAAGGCAGTGTATCTGAAAATCTTCTCTTAATTTCAAAGTCGTGCCCTTTTAAATACTTAAAGCAAGATTGAGTACAAAATGTAACAAAAAATAAGCATCTAGAGGGCAAAAGTGGCAGCAAGATTTCATGAAGTTTTATGACTGGTGAGGTATAGAAGTATTGTCATTTTAGTATGCCTTCAAGAAACGAAAAATTTGTAACCACATGgaaaagcaaaaaattattCATAACAGAATAGAAAACAAAGGTTCACTAACCTCACCAGCTGCAATATGCTGGAGAAACTTGTCCTCGACTTCTCGACAATGCTCTAAAGCAAGATCCCTGGTTCCTTCAGCACAGCATACCATTTGTTCACCAAGTCTAACCAATTGATCCCGCACTATCTGAGATTTACCGCGAAGCCTGCAATAGCATGCCACAGGAAAAGTAAGATAGTTCAATCTGGCTAGAGATCACAAAATCCAGCGATGAATAATACCATATACAAGATCCAGCAGAAaggcatataattaaatttgcGAAGGAGCCTTGGTATACACATAATTGCAGTGCCTAATGTATTTGTCGCATTACATTCGCCAATCACTTCAGTAATAGAGTTCCTCATCCACAATTTAGTAGATTGTGCTACTGCTATGAACCTGATAAGTACATTTGATACAAAAGCGAAAAGAGGAAGTTGTTTGCTACATTAGATTAATATGCTGCAACTTAAAAGGAGCATCCCAAAGCTTTCTGTAAGCTTTCAAACGGAAAGAAGATAAGTTTGCAACTGCAAACAGCAAGCTGGACAGTTCTATTCAACTTCAGAACTGAAAAATGTCAGCATAAGTGGACTCTGACTTAACCATTTGTAAGGCATTTAAGTAGATAGTAGCTACACAAATTTGGACAAAATCCTTACCCTATCTAGAGGTTTGGGAGCCTGACTTTCATCTGCTTCCTTATCTCCATGGATTAAGGCATTTGCCCTTTGCTTGCGGACGGGTCCCTGATTCTGAAGGGCCAGAACAGAAGCAGGATATTTCTGGTTTCCAGCTGCTTGCTCAACTTTGGTAATACAACGAATCGCTCTGGTTCCTGCAACAAAGTGAGGAAACAAAAGTATGATTCTCTTAACTGTGATCATCGTCTCATAATTCAGAATTAATACAAACCATCTGAATGAAGATCCTTGGCTATCCTGCAAGCTTGAGATAATAAAATTCCGGGTGCTTGGTATGTAATTGGTAAAATGACTAACAATATGGCATCATTATCTGCAGAATAGCCACTGATCTGGAACGTGGAAACAAGTTAAGGAACCAACTTTTAGTGCATCGAGTTAGCATGTTAACAGAGATTTACACAGATTTTTAGCAAGTCCAAAATCGAATCCACAAACTTAGTCATAATTAGAATTCACATGTTTGCAACTTTAAACTGAATTCTATCATCTAGGCAATCACCGGCGAACTGGGAAATCATATAATTTGTGCAACATGAAGAGCTATTGACACTTAGATAATGCTCTATTACTATAGATTCCAACATGATGAACACAACACAGTGACACAACTCCGACACAATTGAACACAACGCAAAATTTTGAGAGGGGTTTGAAATTGACATGATAGGACTTTGGAAACCATCTAACACAAAAACAACACAGCATGGCACAATGCGGCCCAAATAAGAAACAAGGCCATTTTTTGAGTACTAGGCCCTATTACAAACATTTCTATAATCTTCAAACTGGAGCAACTAACATGATTATCGGACACCTACACGACTTTATGACACGAAGAAGAAACAAGATCATTCTGCGAGTATTCTAAGGTCCAATTACAAACATTTGTATAATCTTTGAATTGATCCAACTAACATGATTGTCGGACACAAACACTACTCACAAACCCGAATCACCTGCCATATGAGATTAGCTCCTATGCCAAATCGTTCCACTCTCCAGTAGAAGTTGTAGCCCAAACATTGAAAATAGCCAACAGATAAAATATATGTAGTTATAACTATTGTATTTTCGGCTCCATGTATTTTGAACTATAGTGTTTTCACAGCTATGTCCAATTAAACTGACTCTTGATGAACGGTTCAGAGTGCTTGTCATCATAAGAATCCTATGAGGATGTCCGCATagaactttctttttcttttcgcgTTACATTTTTCCCCCGCAGGAAATCTTTGAAGGTCAACAAGTCAGTTTACATCCGCCGTTCATTTTGGACCCAAGGCATCCTAAACCGTCCGATCTCCGAAGGTTGCATACTGGTCTTCAGTGTAACGGCTTACGTATCACTTTCCGCTGTTCATGTGGGCACCACGGAACCGTTACACGAGAATTTCCGCTTCGGTTCCTTTCGCTTCGTAATTGGCCACGAGGAAATTATTACTTACACCCAGTTCATTCATACATTCGTGCACCTCCTAATTCcctgctaatttttttttacaactttTATCTCCcactggattttttttttttttttttcttaaaagttGTATAACTTGGTCCAAAAGCAAGTTACAAAAAaggttttaaaaatcaatttcgTTAGAATGATCAGACCAGTTGAATTGTTAACTACTCGTTAATCTGGTTCACTAAAAAAAGAGTCTAATAAGTCGAGCTAGTAAAATCATAAATCACTAGTagtctaataaaattttataaaatgattAGTAGTTTAATAATAAGATGTTTGACGGTCTATATACAATTAAGTTTGAGGGTCgagttcatattttttttatttagcatATAGATTTAGAGAGATATTGTGAGAATGGGACATACAAACATtagccagaaaaaaaaaaaagaaaaaaagctctCATAAAACCTCAAACTGCTAATATACCGGGCCCTAATCAGTTTCAAATTTCCAAAACATagtgcttattattattattattattatatataatgataataaGGTGTGGTGCAGAGCTTGTACGTATGCACCGGGTTCACGAAAGTAAATTCCAAAAACGGACGGGGAGATTCGTCAGTGCAACGCGTGGCATATCACGGTTTGCGTTCTCCCCCGTGTGGGCCCCGCATGTCAGTCTCTATACGAGCGTTATACTGTAAACTACCTAAAAAGGGGGAGCGCAGAGCCACCCTCGTCTCTCTCCTCCTCGCTTTCTCTCCCTTCTTCAACCGCCATCAACATCCCCACGCCCCATTCTCCGAGCTCCATCAATGGCGGAATCCGAGGTAATAACACTGATGCAAACCCTAGCGATTAACAAATCCCGCTCCTGCTCCTCTTATTGCGCTCCCTCGCTTGGTCTAATTTGCGTGCGGGTGTTTGGAGCAGAGAACGGAGGCGCTGAAGAGGGCGTATGCGGACGTGCTGGTGAACACGGCGaggagcgccgccgccgccaaggAGGACGCCCTCGCCACCATGCTCCGCCTCAAGGCGATCATGGATTCTAAggtccccctttttttttgccctttttgttttatataatttgatctctttttttgTTCAATGCAAATgtttatttgatttgggttttagctAAGAAGcttgtgattttatttgattaatCATCATATATCCTTTGTTGATGTTCATGAATAGTAGGTTAGATCTTTTACTTTGATAGGAAAGAGCTAAAAACAGTAACTTTATTGTGTTGGGTTGTGTTTAGTATGTACTACATAGATATTTGGATTAATTGAGTTACTTCAAATCCTTATTTTAGGATTTCTTTACAACTTCTTGTTATTTTTGTTCCCTACTTGATTTAGCATTCAGGCATTGTGAAGCTTAGGTTGGGTTAGTTGGACATAGCTGTTCTTGGTCGCGGTTAAGAGTCTTATTCCAGAACCAAACAGTACCAAAGAGTATGAAATGTTTGTTTCATCTCGCATATGCCCATTTTTAGCATATACTGTTTATGGATATTCGCTATGATGAATTACGGTGTTTGATGCATGTTTTAGCAGTTAAATTTGTGGTTGAAAATTTCAACTTGTTACAGGTACTGGGGCTATTGTGGCATTTGTTCTTTTTATGAGCTCGGTACATGCCCAGGTGTATTAGATCCATTTATTGCATGCATCTATGTGTAGTGGATTAATCTGTATGTTAAGGGTGGCAGGATGGGTTTGTAGTCGACCATTTACATGTTTGTGTCAAAAAAGAATAGGAGATCTAAGATTTACATTACACTATCAGACTTTAAGCTATTTCTAATTCTACCTCATCGAATCAAGAAAAGAATAGgttttaccttctttttttagGTTTATAGAAGCTTCATTCTCAAACTTGTGCCATAATATGACAGGAAATATGGTGGGATTTGATAAATATCAACTTATCAACCAACAATATAACAGGATTCAGTGTAGTACCTCGTTAGTCACTTGATGTTGTTCTTACACCTCAGGGCAAATTTAGATGGCTCTAAATAGGGGGAAGAATAGTAGTTCAAATACATGAGCATGAGCTCACGACTCACGGATACAGACATGGATGTAATTTCTGAATTTATTTGGGAATATACCCGCGCCAGCTTAGGGCATGATTTTTATGCTCTGGATATGGGAAAGAGGAAAACAATGTAAAATCAGGAGTTATGAAAGATTCAGAAAACAATTTGATGGAATTTAGCATTTGATGGGGGGGTCTAAGGGTTTCAAACGACATTTGGAACCATGTGATTTGGAACTTTATCATTACAGTCGGTAGTTAAAATGTGTAGGATTATGGCAAGATGAAGAAGTTTGGTGTAATTCTTTTGAAGAAAACTAGATTATCAACTTGGTATTCTTCTTCAACCTCGCAGCATACCACGGCATAATTTCTCAATTCCTTATTTGGAGTGTTGTTAAGTGTTTGTTAATTCATATAGCTATGTGGCATCAAATCTTaatccttttgattattttgccGTATCCATCCTTTATTTGGTTCCTAAAATGATGTTGGTTATGCATGAttctttttcttacttttaacCAAATTGTTTGTCTTGCATTCTTAATTCGAGATTGCTCTTACTGATACAATTCTCTACAGCTTAAAGAAGCAGAAATACAAACTTCAGGTCATGTTAGAAGAATTCAGCAACTCGAAGTTCAGCTACATGAGGCGGAAGATACTATAAAGTCTCTTCAAACAGAGCTTAAAAGAACAAATGGTGAATTGGAACATGTGAAGAAAAACCTAGCCGATTCATCTATTAGGGAAAACGGAAATGCCCGCCCTAGCTTTGATAATGTGAATTGCCGGGAGAACAACCAAACTACCGTTTCCAATGGCGTGTGTTTCTCCTCTGGATCTCAATTAGATTCCGAAATAAATGGTCCTGATCTAGTGTCTGCTATGATGAGAAGCAAAGTTCGCATGGGACGGACTCAACGTGTTCGAGCATTTGGACAGAATTTTCCCAAGGATAATAGTAAGcctactattttattggacaAGGGGAAACCAGTTCATAAATCATGTAGTTATAATTGCTCCGATATAAGCAGTGGAGACAACTGTGCTGCAATCTATGAAAAAATCATGCCTGATAAAAATGTGAGTTGCAGAAATACAGAAATATGTGCGAATGCTCCTTTTGAAAAGGAAAGTATTGGACTCTTTCAATGCACAAGAGGAAGAGCGAAAAGACCAAGTATTACAAAGCAAAGCCAGTTGGATTCTGAGAAAGCAGCTGGCCATAGCAGTGGATTCGTTGTCAGTGAGGGTATTCAAAACATATCAACTAATTCGCTGCCAAAGGAAAATCTTAAGTCTAATTGTAGAGAGAAGTCTGAGAAGGCTGCTTCGCCGATGAGTGAATCTGAACCCACGGATGAAAATACTATTGAATGCCATGGAAATTCAGTTCAAGCTGAGAGTGTTAGATTTCTGAAATATACATTCCAGAGGAAGCGGAAGAGAGAATCTTTGGACAGCAATGCGGAGAGTGTTATCCCTGACAATCAAAGTGATTTGAAGAGAATGGTTGATGAACGCAATTCTGAAGTGAAGTCACAGAAAACTAGCCTAATTGTGGATTCCCCTCGAAGCGATAGGCGGCTTATGCAGGTTGCTCGCCAGGTAAGCAAATTTAAGTTTTCTAGTATTAATAACCTTTATGACATGAGAAGAGGCTGATTTGCCTGTCAAAGATAGCTGAGCACTCATGAACTTGCTATTTTCTCTCTACTGCATAACTATGGGATAGTCTCTATCCGAGTTATTGCATGAGATGGTCTCTATCTGAGTTACTGCATGTTTTGGCCTGGCTTCCGGAGCGACTTCTTAATTCCAAAAACAAAAAGCTTCTAGGAATGAGGCATTTGAGAAATAAGTagtttggggcttttgctttaGCAGAAAGTTGAAATGAATTTTTGGGCCTCCAGAACAAAAGTTCTGCTTGACGCCTTTGCTCCTGCAGCATCGAAATTTGTCAAGGAGATATTAATGATACAACTATCTGGGTCTTTTCCAAAGGTTCTAACCAAACTGTTTTATATGGATGCTCCAGCCAAGCCAACTAGGCCCCTTAGACTAACTTACCACGCGTGACGATCTAACTAgaactttttctttcctttgcaGCTCATTTCCTTATCTTCGAAAAGGTGGTGAGTGTCTACCAACACAATGAACAAGAATTGCTCCTTAACTATGACCAGCATTTATCCTCAATGACGATGAAAAGTCGACCCAACAGAGATTGCTCAAACTCTGGAGTTCATCATAATGTACCGGAGTGCCATAAATGAGAGTGTTTCTCATGTTCCTCAATCAAGAGCAAACAAATAGGGCACCATCCACAAAGGAAGAAAACTCCACTTGCTTCTGTAATGTACAAACAAAGCACGCGCGCCTGTATGTTGTTCAACAATAGCTACTAATAGGTCCATGATCGTAGAGAAATGTTCCAGCTATTACTTAAGCGTAACGCTGTATTAAGAGGTTGAGATATGATTGGAGGTGAACGTTCTTTAAGTTGTTTTCTCTTTTCTGGTTTTATTTGCTAGCTTGTGATATCTCTAATTCAAGAGCTTTTGATGACCTCTTATGTTTACCAAGAAAATGTACTTTCCAGAAACATGCTTCTcacttgtgtgtgtgtgtgtgtgtgtgtgttttttaaAGATCTTCTCTAGGTTCCATTCCAAGAAACCTCCCTAGTCATAGTCGCTTAGATCtcttttttcccaaaaaaattagGAGTGTCCTACATAAACACATTAGCGAACATCTTAGATGATTCTGTCTAGCAGTTTTACTTCCAGCGCTACTACAGATATCTCATAATGTTGTATTTGTTGATAAATCCATATCACATCTCAAACTGTATGTATAATTCAATCATAATCTTTCACATTATAAATGTCTACACGTCAATAGCATAGTGGAAGGCTTATTGAGAGAGGCTCAATCCATTTCTCCGTTTCTTCCAATCTTATCTCTTTATTATCATTTCTCATCAAAACCATTCGCATTAATTCATCCTTTCCTTCCAAATCCGTGCTTAACAACCTCAATATCTCGGAATCTAAATCCGTTCCAAACGACGAACAAGAAGGAAATTTATGCTATACGACCTCTGTTTCCTTTTCTCTATTACCATTCTATATCTGTAGTCTCTACGTTCGTTCGTGCCACTCCCACGTGCTACTAACACCTAAAACTCGAAATATGCTAAAACGAAAAAAGAAGCATCAGTGGTTTGATGGAAACCGTACCTCGCAATATGCACAATGAGATCTCCTCCCCACTCCTCCTTCATTACCGCTTGGACCTGTCATAGGATATCCGACACCCGGGGCAACGCCCGTCGCCTTGCTGGATGATGTGGTTGTAGCAGAAGAGGCAGAGCCCGAACCCACACTCGCAGGGGCGGAACCTCACATCCATCGCATCCATGTCCTCGTAGCAGATTGGGCAAATCGGCGGCGGGGACAAAGATCTCGGCTCCGGGTTCGTCTTCTCCGTGGTCGTGCTCGGCAAGGCCTCAGGTGCGACCATGTTCGCAACCTCGCCATCTTTTCCGGCTCCACTCTCGTCGCGTTTACAGTTCTCAGCTGCAAATGACAGGATAGAGGTCGGCGATCGCGAAATTGAGCGCAAATTCAGGAGCAAGCAAAAGCGGGATTTCGAATCACAATTCAAATATTCAAAGACCAGGGATTGGGATCTGGGATTTGTGACCTTGAGAGAGGTGCTGATCCTGATCGCGCGAAGATCCAGCTTCTCCCCCTTCATCGCTCTCCTCTTTGGCTCCCCTCTCGTCCTGATTGCCGATCTCAGCTGCGAGTGACAGGAATCAAAGGACGGAGATCGTGAAATTGAGCTCAAATTCGAGTGCAAAAGCACGATATCGAATTGTAATTTGGTGATAGGGGATTTGTGACCTTGAGAGAGATTCTGATCcttctgcaaaaaaaaaaaaaacaaaaaaaatcaaaaaacggGAGGAATCGGAGGATTGATTCGTCAATAGGAACATCGATCTTATCCTAATCGTATAGAATGAAATGATTCGGGGATTCGATAGTTTCTtaccttcgtcttcttcttcttcttcttcttcttcttcttcttcttgatgtCGACGCTCGGGTTCGGAtccggcggaggaggagcggaAGAGCCCGTCACCACCGAaccccccatctctctctctctctctctctcgcgttgAGGAGTGTGTGGGGACTGGGCAGGAGGGAGAAGGGCGGGAGAAATGCTTCGACGGGGGTATATAAAGAGTTTCGGGATGACGAAAATGCCTGTCAGTTTCTGGACTTCAACAGAAAGAAGTTGGGGGTAGTTTTGGTAAGCAAAACCGTGTGGACGAGAAAGGATCTCCGCCGTTAGATGCTTGATCGCGCCGGGATCAAAATGTATAAATACGTACTAGGAGCGGAACTGAGGTATAATACTCGTATAATGTAACTTGAAATTAGGATTCCATTATAAAGTTTTGagaaatattttcattttttaacaTACTTTTTATTAACATAAATTAGTATTCCTAAATGGATTAATATCGCAATCTCTAAGAAATAGATTTAGATCTCACATCAAAAGTTATGTTCGTTTTtacatttaatatattataattaactcATTAAAATTTTCTCTAACAAT contains the following coding sequences:
- the LOC109726082 gene encoding uncharacterized protein LOC109726082, with translation MAESERTEALKRAYADVLVNTARSAAAAKEDALATMLRLKAIMDSKLKEAEIQTSGHVRRIQQLEVQLHEAEDTIKSLQTELKRTNGELEHVKKNLADSSIRENGNARPSFDNVNCRENNQTTVSNGVCFSSGSQLDSEINGPDLVSAMMRSKVRMGRTQRVRAFGQNFPKDNSKPTILLDKGKPVHKSCSYNCSDISSGDNCAAIYEKIMPDKNVSCRNTEICANAPFEKESIGLFQCTRGRAKRPSITKQSQLDSEKAAGHSSGFVVSEGIQNISTNSLPKENLKSNCREKSEKAASPMSESEPTDENTIECHGNSVQAESVRFLKYTFQRKRKRESLDSNAESVIPDNQSDLKRMVDERNSEVKSQKTSLIVDSPRSDRRLMQVARQLISLSSKRW
- the LOC109726083 gene encoding uncharacterized protein LOC109726083, coding for MGGSVVTGSSAPPPPDPNPSVDIKKKKKKKKKKKKTKKDQNLSQAEIGNQDERGAKEESDEGGEAGSSRDQDQHLSQAENCKRDESGAGKDGEVANMVAPEALPSTTTEKTNPEPRSLSPPPICPICYEDMDAMDVRFRPCECGFGLCLFCYNHIIQQGDGRCPGCRISYDRSKR